One genomic window of bacterium includes the following:
- a CDS encoding ABC transporter ATP-binding protein, translating to MRAKGARIVLAGLTKLYGDAAAVRDLNLDIAAGEFLTLLGPSGSGKTTTLMMIAGFVSPERGEIFIDETPVTWLPAQRRGIGMVFQNYALFPHMTVVENIAFPLQMRGVSRSEIRARTRDILELVQLPGYESRYPRHLSGGQQQRVALARALVFEPRVLLLDEPLSALDKKLRDQIRIELKHIHERLKITFIYVTHDQEEALIMSDRVAVMNGGRIAQLGAPRDLYDDPADAFVAQFIGETNLLRGVVDGISGGLLVVRHAGGATFRAAQGTTDARAGRSLLMSIRPEHLRLRPEVSDAGSVGGVADVSSAGLDGEFNAWRGRVEEALYVGDAVKYKIAANGEVLLVKQHGGDTARRPVPGDTVIVMWAPAHTKILVEPA from the coding sequence ATGCGGGCTAAAGGGGCGCGCATTGTTCTTGCGGGCCTGACCAAGCTCTACGGGGACGCCGCCGCGGTGCGCGACCTCAACCTCGACATCGCCGCCGGGGAATTTCTGACGCTCCTCGGACCGAGCGGTTCGGGAAAGACGACGACACTCATGATGATCGCCGGCTTCGTGTCCCCGGAGCGCGGCGAGATCTTCATCGACGAGACTCCCGTGACCTGGCTGCCGGCGCAGCGGCGGGGGATCGGCATGGTGTTTCAAAACTACGCCCTGTTCCCCCACATGACGGTCGTGGAGAATATCGCGTTCCCGCTGCAGATGCGAGGCGTCTCCCGGTCCGAAATCCGAGCGAGGACGCGCGACATCCTCGAATTGGTGCAACTGCCCGGATATGAAAGCCGTTACCCGCGGCACCTCTCCGGCGGACAGCAGCAGCGCGTCGCGCTGGCGCGCGCGCTCGTGTTCGAGCCGCGCGTCCTGCTCCTGGATGAGCCGTTGAGCGCGCTCGACAAGAAGCTGCGCGATCAGATCCGCATCGAGTTGAAGCACATCCACGAGCGCCTCAAGATTACGTTCATCTACGTGACCCACGACCAGGAGGAAGCGCTCATCATGTCGGATCGCGTCGCCGTGATGAACGGCGGTCGGATCGCGCAACTCGGCGCCCCGCGGGACCTGTATGACGATCCGGCGGATGCGTTTGTCGCGCAGTTCATCGGCGAGACCAATCTGCTGCGGGGTGTCGTCGACGGGATCTCCGGCGGCCTCCTGGTCGTCCGGCATGCCGGCGGCGCCACGTTTCGGGCGGCGCAGGGGACGACGGACGCGCGCGCCGGCCGATCGTTGCTTATGTCAATCCGGCCTGAGCACCTACGTTTGCGCCCGGAGGTGTCGGACGCCGGGTCCGTGGGCGGCGTGGCGGATGTCTCGAGCGCCGGCCTCGACGGCGAGTTCAACGCTTGGCGCGGCCGCGTCGAAGAGGCTCTGTACGTCGGTGACGCCGTGAAGTACAAGATCGCGGCGAACGGCGAAGTGCTGCTCGTGAAGCAGCACGGCGGCGACACGGCTCGCCGTCCGGTTCCGGGCGACACCGTGATCGTCATGTGGGCGCCGGCGCACACCAAGATTCTGGTCGAGCCGGCATGA
- a CDS encoding ABC transporter substrate-binding protein, whose amino-acid sequence MSLHRQAGTRVGTPLSRRQFLHRGAVAGAALAAFGGLGVRSARAASGGTVVVRTPGGSVEDTYRKAIWEPFTAATGIQVENYTANAAKVEAMIQSGRIGLDVLDIAESLALLLQHRGSLAPLPASTFRLTDAHDLQIMTDRYAGEYTYSAVIGYNTNAFPTKPPSSYADVWNVADFHGPRTLEDLSVDVGVLEGALLADGAPTSKLYPLDVDRAFRKLREIRKDVVKFWTSAAVPAEMLTNKDAVIGTIPANRAIVLQKAGAPVGFTWNQAAIESQVLCVLKGAPNLENAYKYIDFALQPKQQAAIAQMAGFGPLNRKAFNYLTPAQTRDLPTSPLHLREGFFINMQWWFDNRPEVLKRWQSFMLGG is encoded by the coding sequence ATGAGTTTACACAGGCAAGCAGGAACTCGCGTCGGGACGCCGCTGTCGCGGCGCCAATTTCTTCACCGCGGCGCGGTGGCCGGCGCGGCCCTGGCGGCGTTCGGGGGGCTCGGCGTCCGGAGCGCGCGCGCCGCCTCGGGAGGCACTGTCGTCGTCCGCACACCGGGCGGGTCCGTCGAGGACACATACCGCAAGGCGATCTGGGAGCCCTTCACTGCGGCGACCGGCATTCAGGTCGAGAATTACACGGCCAACGCGGCCAAAGTGGAGGCGATGATTCAGTCCGGGCGGATCGGCCTGGACGTGCTCGACATCGCGGAGAGTCTTGCGCTGCTTCTGCAGCATCGCGGATCTCTCGCGCCGCTCCCCGCGTCGACGTTTCGCCTGACCGATGCGCACGATCTGCAGATCATGACGGACCGGTACGCGGGTGAATACACATACTCGGCCGTCATCGGGTACAATACGAACGCCTTTCCGACCAAGCCGCCGAGCAGTTACGCGGACGTGTGGAACGTCGCCGACTTTCACGGTCCGCGGACCCTCGAAGACCTGTCCGTCGACGTCGGCGTGCTCGAAGGCGCGCTGCTCGCCGACGGCGCGCCGACGAGCAAGCTCTACCCGCTCGACGTGGACCGGGCGTTCCGGAAGCTGCGGGAGATCCGCAAGGATGTCGTCAAATTCTGGACCAGCGCGGCCGTGCCCGCCGAGATGCTCACGAACAAGGACGCCGTTATCGGCACGATTCCCGCGAACCGGGCCATCGTGTTGCAGAAGGCCGGCGCCCCCGTCGGCTTCACCTGGAACCAGGCCGCCATCGAGTCCCAGGTTCTGTGCGTCCTCAAGGGCGCGCCGAACCTCGAGAACGCCTACAAGTACATCGACTTTGCGCTGCAGCCGAAGCAGCAGGCCGCGATCGCCCAGATGGCCGGCTTTGGTCCGCTCAACCGCAAAGCCTTCAACTACCTGACGCCGGCGCAGACGAGAGATCTGCCGACGAGCCCGCTGCACCTCAGGGAAGGCTTCTTTATCAACATGCAGTGGTGGTTCGACAACCGGCCCGAGGTTCTGAAGCGCTGGCAGTCCTTCATGCTCGGGGGGTAG
- a CDS encoding fumarylacetoacetate hydrolase family protein has protein sequence MRCVLNRILSMINTPYEVNRGSSRIPPGPLRGDLRGAYEEQYFCKAPRLELLPDHAHRGRRIRMKLVTYLTSSTGPRAGALYDGGKIVDVAAAGEAYGTPLPSDILGLLDLGDEGVRLAARATAHAGERDLTVVPVTQARLLAPLPRPRKVLAVAGNYADHLIESRMAVPAKHEMTIRPFMKPSNSVIGPDEPIRFPRWSTTLDYEAELAIVMGRRATAVPTDGALAYVAGYAVFNDISARSLTIAAGRAPRERDRFFDWLAGKWFDTFSPFGPFIATADEVADPHALCLSLSVNETRRQAASTGQMIFGCDEIVSFFSHLTTLEPGDIIATGTPAGVGTAEKRYLQPGDVVEATIEKLGTLRNPVGGRK, from the coding sequence GTGCGTTGCGTACTAAATCGTATATTGAGTATGATTAATACACCATATGAAGTCAACCGCGGCTCGAGTCGAATTCCCCCGGGTCCACTGCGGGGCGATCTGAGAGGAGCGTATGAGGAGCAGTACTTCTGTAAAGCGCCGCGACTGGAACTCCTGCCCGACCATGCCCATCGTGGGCGGCGAATCCGCATGAAGCTGGTGACGTATCTGACCTCCTCCACCGGACCTCGGGCGGGTGCCCTTTATGACGGCGGCAAGATCGTCGATGTGGCCGCCGCCGGAGAAGCCTACGGGACGCCGCTCCCCTCCGATATCCTGGGCCTGCTCGATCTGGGGGATGAAGGCGTGCGCCTTGCGGCGCGCGCAACGGCCCATGCCGGCGAACGCGACCTGACCGTCGTACCGGTGACACAGGCGCGACTCCTCGCACCGCTGCCTCGCCCCCGCAAGGTCCTCGCCGTCGCGGGCAATTACGCGGATCATCTGATCGAGTCCAGGATGGCCGTGCCGGCGAAGCACGAAATGACGATCCGGCCGTTCATGAAGCCCTCGAACAGCGTGATCGGGCCGGACGAGCCGATCCGGTTTCCGCGCTGGAGCACGACGCTCGACTACGAGGCGGAACTGGCAATCGTGATGGGCCGCCGGGCCACCGCCGTTCCGACGGACGGCGCACTCGCGTACGTCGCGGGCTACGCGGTGTTCAACGACATTTCGGCACGGTCGCTCACGATCGCCGCGGGACGCGCACCGCGCGAGCGGGATCGGTTCTTCGACTGGCTCGCCGGCAAATGGTTCGACACGTTCTCGCCGTTCGGTCCGTTCATCGCCACCGCCGATGAGGTTGCCGATCCGCACGCGCTTTGCCTGTCGTTGTCCGTCAACGAGACGCGCCGGCAGGCAGCGTCGACAGGGCAGATGATATTCGGCTGCGACGAAATCGTGTCGTTCTTCTCGCATCTCACGACGTTGGAGCCCGGCGACATCATCGCGACCGGCACGCCCGCGGGCGTGGGAACGGCCGAGAAGCGCTACCTCCAGCCCGGCGACGTCGTCGAGGCGACGATCGAAAAGCTCGGCACGCTGCGCAACCCGGTGGGCGGACGGAAATAA
- a CDS encoding 3-keto-5-aminohexanoate cleavage protein, with amino-acid sequence MTTPTPDELEREIDYLAREAVDAAAAGAAIVHMHGISVYDPKASYGVPGPVEIEATAELFRRIASKTAAIREYAKGSMPLNIRTEVARRMGSGKFETGNVVMSDVDFADRKQHMMWSRDRIRESLQWNLDMGVLPELEVFQVGATWNVRWAAAAGLLPAPIWVNLLCEAPGFNWAPGTIESIRHRAAYLPAGSLYQTTIYTAPRVPFAVEDANALLLQVIASGAHVRIGKEDRAWLRPGQRVQSNAELVELVVWMADRLGRPIATPDQARTLLGIPRPNF; translated from the coding sequence GTGACAACGCCTACGCCCGACGAATTGGAGCGCGAGATCGACTATCTCGCCCGCGAGGCGGTGGATGCGGCGGCGGCCGGCGCCGCCATCGTCCACATGCACGGGATCTCCGTCTACGACCCCAAGGCGAGCTACGGCGTGCCGGGGCCCGTGGAGATCGAAGCGACCGCGGAACTCTTCCGCCGGATCGCATCGAAGACGGCGGCAATTCGGGAATACGCGAAAGGCTCCATGCCGCTCAACATCCGCACCGAGGTGGCGCGCCGCATGGGGTCCGGCAAGTTCGAGACCGGCAACGTCGTGATGAGCGACGTGGACTTCGCCGACCGCAAGCAGCACATGATGTGGAGCCGCGACCGCATCCGCGAATCCCTGCAGTGGAATCTCGACATGGGTGTGCTGCCGGAGCTCGAGGTGTTTCAGGTCGGCGCCACCTGGAACGTCCGTTGGGCGGCCGCCGCGGGTCTGCTGCCGGCGCCCATCTGGGTGAACCTCCTGTGCGAAGCGCCGGGGTTCAACTGGGCCCCGGGCACGATCGAGTCGATTCGGCACCGCGCCGCGTACCTGCCCGCGGGATCGCTGTACCAAACGACAATCTACACGGCGCCGCGCGTGCCGTTCGCGGTTGAGGACGCCAACGCCCTGCTCTTGCAGGTAATCGCGTCCGGCGCGCACGTACGGATCGGGAAGGAAGACCGCGCATGGCTTCGGCCCGGCCAGCGGGTACAGAGCAACGCGGAGCTCGTCGAGCTCGTCGTCTGGATGGCGGACCGGCTGGGCCGTCCCATCGCGACGCCCGACCAGGCGCGCACTCTGTTGGGGATTCCAAGGCCGAACTTCTAG